The Canis lupus dingo isolate Sandy chromosome 11, ASM325472v2, whole genome shotgun sequence genome includes a region encoding these proteins:
- the LOC125752173 gene encoding basic salivary proline-rich protein 2-like has protein sequence MGNESIPSQRPPPVTPLRGEVVRPPGSAVSPGWHALWGALGGASVPAGRGFERAGPRLGRWLRRLGLARQAAGKLRGSPGALRALSPSAVRGPGSLQPAWPPLRVAVAPRWSPGPRAPRCLRPRPRRAAGGRRRPRADSSRGGRPQGAAESRGAARRRDPRTPGEPLAAGGRLAGPFPPGSRSGRPGPDAGGRGADSGARAPPPPAARRSPHCAPPRSPGSPAAPPPRRPAGEPRTRPAHGLLRGAPPRAIPPPAARPRRVPELQPETRSRAPAAAR, from the coding sequence ATGGGGAATGAAAGCATACCCTCTCAGAGGCCACCTCCCGTCACTCCTCTCCGTGGAGAGGTCGTCAGGCCGCCCGGCTCAGCGGTCTCCCCTGGGTGGCACGCTCTCTGGGGGGCTCTCGGGGGGGCAAGCGTCCCCGCCGGGCGGGGCTTTGAGCGGGCCGGGCCGCGTCTTGGGCGCTGGCTCCGCAGGCTGGGTCTGGCCAGGCAGGCGGCGGGGAAGCTGCGCGGCTCCCCCGGCGCCCTGCGGGCCCTTTCTCCCAGCGCGGTCCGCGGACCCGGCAGCCTGCAGCCCGCGTGGCCTCCGCTCCGCGTCGCTGTCGCCCCGAGGTGGTCCCCAGGGCCTCGAGCTCCGCGCTGcctgcgcccgcgcccgcgccgcgccgcgggcgggaggcggcggccccGGGCGGACTCGAGCCGAGGCGGGCGACCGCAGGGGGCGGCAGAGTCACGCGGCGCGGCGCGACGGCGGGACCCGCGGACGCCGGGGGAGCCGCTGGCCGCCGGCGGGCGCCTCGCGGGGCCCTTCCCGCCCGGGTCACGGTCGGGGAGGCCGGGACCGGAcgcgggcgggcgcggcgcgGACTCAGGCGCGAgggccccgcctccgcccgcTGCTCGGCGGAGCCCGCACTGTGCGCCGCCGCGCTCCCCCggcagccccgccgccccgccgccccgccgccccgcggggGAGCCCCGCACCCGGCCCGCGCACGGCCTGCTCCGCGGCGCACCCCCCCGGGCGatcccgccgcccgccgcccggccccgccgcgtACCTGAACTCCAGCCCGAGACGCGCTCCCGGGCGCCGGCGGCCGCGCGGTGA
- the SHROOM1 gene encoding protein Shroom1 — translation MEAPGPGGDRASPASSTRSLDLRRLSARADSAYSSFSAASAAPEPEPRTPSPGTDLLPYLDWDYVRVVWGGPGPAGSLRASAQPRPAAAARSGPRPPEVQGTPGPLSRQATPLLFALAAEAEAEAAARLVEPPSPPASRAAYRQRLQGAQRRVLRETSFQRKELRMSLPGRLRPAAPARPPAAHPRSASLSHPAGGGGGGGGEVEPARPGATAARADVGRGRLATQQRQWCFSEPGKLDRVGRGGGAAGERSGEAACSSGIARPGTRERRVLAQFQGHQTRRLPESPPRGTEDPESGSAKLGDAYRPSGRSQSQSASGEVLAPWGGPGGVMPIVQAVPQGAETPRPLFQAQLARFLTQKEAAVVCSAVYPQSSPADCEQRASETCIGCTRLPSLPDDEVFLEEVPLAKMRSPLDTHTCPESPTSIYVSDQRYGTGSGQRADQATDSPENPLHEHPETARADDCHQRIHGSVGVSGTIYYRPPGTANGDIATFHTNGLLTIDSLAATESDPLKPLPVDVLGPPSNNTPGAPGCTAEALAAGQPGSRPTWPSPRLEELVQELARLDPSMSDTLTSCPSPEPPLDLLDGLIPLAEVWAAMRPACKEAGKEAAGSPEPGSSQLLPTSQEETRFENQTTRSVPDQACGEHLPDPNSSIQAKKMELADLLQTMLRNLQAEQEQLHQAAQAWARRGAALEAAVGQACAPRDLERFSRFMADIERVLGLLLLLGSRLGRVRRALARAGADSDPDEQASLLQRLGLLQRQQEDAKELKEHVARRERALREVLVQALPPEELSAYHSLLVGKAAVLAQQRSLDERVRLLQDQLDAVRSDLGPHPLPPRLAWLPEACLPDKPPFLPPLI, via the exons ATGGAGGCCCCAGGGCCCGGGGGCGACCGCGCCTCCCCAGCCTCGTCCACCCGCAGCCTGGACCTGCGGCGGCTGTCCGCGCGCGCCGACTCGGCCTACAGCTCCTTCTCCGCGGCCTCCGCGGCCCCCGAGCCGGAGCCGCGCACGCCGTCGCCCGGGACCGACCTCCTCCCTTACCTAGACTGGGACTACGTGCGCGTGGTGTGGGGTGGCCCGGGCCCCGCCGGCAGCCTTCGCGCCTCCGCGCAGCCCcggcccgcggccgccgcgcgcAGTGGGCCGCGGCCGCCCGAGGTCCAGGGCACGCCGGGGCCGCTCAGCCGGCAGGCCACCCCGCTGCTCTTTGCGCTGGCGGCCGAGGccgaggcggaggcggcggcgcggcTCGTGGAGCCGCCCAGCCCACCGGCCTCGCGGGCCGCGTACCGCCAGCGGCTGCAGGGCGCCCAGCGGCGAGTGCTCCGGGAGACGTCCTTCCAGCGCAAGGAGCTCCGCATGAGCCTGCCCGGCCGCCTgcggcccgcggcccccgcgcggCCCCCCGCGGCGCACCCGCGCTCCGCCTCGCTCAGCCAcccggccggcgggggcgggggcgggggcggggaggtggagcCCGCGCGCCCCGGGGCCACCGCCGCCCGGGCAGACGTGGGCCGGGGGCGCCTCGCCACCCAGCAGCGGCAGTGGTGCTTCTCCGAGCCGGGGAAGCTAGATCGCGTGGGGCGGGGCGGTGGGGCGGCCGGGGAACGCTCCGGTGAGGCCGCCTGCAGTTCTGGCATCGCCAGGCCCGGGACCCGGGAGCGGAGGGTGCTGGCGCAATTCCAAGGCCACCAGACCAGACGGCTGCCTGAGTCGCCGCCCCGAGGCACAGAGGACCCAGAATCCGGGTCCGCGAAGCTTGGTGACGCCTATAGGCCCTCCGGTCGGAGTCAGAGTCAGAGCGCGTCAGGGGAAGTCTTGGCTCCCTGGGGAGGTCCAGGAGGGGTCATGCCCATTGTCCAG GCTGTTCCCCAAGGAGCAGAAACCCCCAGACCATTGTTTCAGGCCCAACTTGCCAG GTTCCTGACTCAGAAGGAAGCTGCAGTGGTTTGTTCTGCAGTGTATCCCCAAAGTAGCCCTGCTGACTGTGAACAGAGAGCCTCAGAGACATGCATTGGGTGTACCCGGCTCCCATCCCTTCCAGATGATGAGGTTTTCCTGGAAGAAGTCCCCCTGGCCAAAATGAGATCACCTCTAGACACCCATACCTGCCCAGAAAGCCCAACCAG TATCTATGTCTCTGACCAGCGGTATGGAACTGGCTCAGGCCAGAGGGCTGACCAGGCTACAGACTCCCCAGAGAATCCCCTCCATGAACACCCAGAGACTGCAAGGGCAGATGACTGCCACCAGAGGATACATGGTTCTGTGGGTGTCTCTGGGACCATATACTATAGGCCCCCTGGGACTGCAAATGGTGACATAGCAACCTTTCACACCAATGGACTGCTGACCATTGACTCACTTGCAGCTACAGAGAGTGACCCGCTCAAACCTCTCCCAGTTGATGTCCTCGGACCTCCAAGCAACAATAccccaggtgctcctggctgTACTGCCGAGGCTTTGGCCGCTGGCCAGCCCGGTTCTAGGCCAACATGGCCCAGTCCTCGCCTTGAGGAGCTGGTTCAGGAGCTGGCCAGACTGGATCCCTCTATGAGTGACACTCTCACTTCCTGTCCCAGCCCAGAGCCACCCCTGGACCTTCTAGATGGGCTGATTCCTTTAGCCGAGGTCTGGGCTGCAATGAGGCCAGCCTGTaaggaggctgggaaagaggCTGCTGGTAGTCCTGAGCCAGG CTCCAGCCAGCTCCTGCCAACTTCTCAGGAGGAGACAAGGTTTGAAAACCAGACCACCCGCTCTGTGCCTGACCAGGCCTGTGGCGAGCATCTCCCTGATCCAAATAGCAGCATCCAAGCCAAGAAG ATGGAGCTAGCCGACCTCCTCCAAACGATGCTGCGGAACCTTCAGGCCGAGCAGGAGCAGCTGCACCAGGCGGCCCAGGCTTGGGCCAGGCGCGGGGCTGCTCTGGAGGCCGCGGTGGGGCAGGCCTGCGCTCCCCGTGACCTAGAGCGGTTCAGCAGGTTCATGGCCGACATAGAGCGTGTGCTtggcctgctgctgctgctgggcagTCGCCTGGGCCGCGTGCGGCGCGCCCTGGCCCGGGCAGGTGCGGACAGCGACCCAGATGAGCAG GCCTCTCTGCTGCAGCGTCTGGGGCTCCTGCAGCGGCAGCAGGAAGATGCCAAGGAGCTGAAGGAGCACGTGGCGCGGCGCGAACGGGCCCTGCGCGAAGTGCTGGTGCAGGCCTTGCCCCCCGAGGAGCTGAGCGCCTATCACTCCCTGCTGGTCGGCAAGGCGGCCGTCCTGGCCCAGCAGCGCAGCCTGGATGAGCGTGTCCGGCTCCTTCAGGACCAGCTCGACGCAGTCAGGAGCGACCTTGGCCCTCatcccctgcctcccaggctggCCTGGCTCCCAGAGGCCTGTCTTCCTGATAAACCGCCCTTCCTGCCACCCCTCATCTAA